One Mycobacteriales bacterium DNA window includes the following coding sequences:
- a CDS encoding GNAT family N-acetyltransferase, translated as MSRRLASITLDNLDDLPPRCRRCVFWELDPGERERAESVGGTGLEKEAWVSSVLLEWGSCGKIAYVDGVPAGFVYYAPPGSVPRSIAFPSSPVSADAVLLMTASVIPEFAGGGLGRMLVQAVVKDLTRRNIRAVEAFGDLHWDGPACVLPADYLLAIGFKTVRPHPRFPRLRLETKSAVSWREDMEYALEKLLGTISRDVALRPS; from the coding sequence GTGTCTCGGCGGCTGGCGAGCATCACCCTCGACAACCTGGACGACCTACCTCCGCGCTGCCGCCGCTGCGTGTTCTGGGAGCTCGACCCCGGCGAACGGGAGCGGGCCGAGTCGGTCGGCGGGACCGGCCTGGAGAAGGAGGCGTGGGTCTCCTCGGTGCTCCTGGAGTGGGGGAGCTGCGGGAAGATCGCCTACGTCGACGGCGTACCGGCCGGCTTCGTCTACTACGCCCCGCCCGGCTCGGTGCCACGGTCGATCGCCTTCCCGTCCAGCCCGGTGAGCGCGGACGCCGTACTGCTGATGACGGCGTCGGTGATCCCGGAGTTCGCCGGCGGCGGGCTCGGCCGGATGCTCGTCCAGGCGGTGGTCAAGGACCTCACCCGGCGCAACATCCGTGCCGTCGAGGCCTTCGGCGACCTGCACTGGGACGGGCCGGCGTGCGTGCTGCCGGCCGACTACCTGCTGGCGATCGGGTTCAAGACGGTGCGACCGCATCCGCGCTTCCCGCGGCTCCGGCTGGAAACCAAGAGCGCGGTCTCGTGGCGCGAGGACATGGAGTACGCGCTGGAGAAGCTGCTCGGCACGATCAGCCGCGACGTCGCTCTGCGCCCCAGCTGA
- a CDS encoding N-acetylmuramoyl-L-alanine amidase yields the protein MQPIRQGDTGPAVAEVREALVALGLLGRADPGQAAEVYDHSCDLAVREFQQHRGLTVDGTVGAETYRAITEARWRLGDRVLWFAVAHPMVGDDVAGLQERLLELGYNTGRADGVFGVQTEASLRGFQRDYGLRVDGTCGPATLRALRQLGRKVVGGRPQLLRETTALVNAGPRLIGKRVVVDPGHGGDEPGTVSHGLTEGEIVWDLAVRLEGRLAAAGVTADLTRGRQRCPSDSERAAFANATDADLVVSLHVDGAPSPLAGGMATYHFGTGSGLTSTVGEQLAGLVQREIVARTGLLDCRTHAKTWELLRMTRMPAIRLEVGYLSNADDRAQLADPAFRDTVAEAILVGVQRLYLPADADPPTGTYRIPV from the coding sequence ATGCAACCCATCCGCCAAGGCGACACCGGGCCCGCGGTCGCCGAGGTGCGGGAAGCACTGGTCGCCCTGGGCCTGCTCGGCCGGGCCGACCCCGGTCAGGCGGCGGAGGTCTACGACCACAGCTGCGACCTGGCCGTCCGGGAGTTTCAGCAGCACCGCGGGCTCACTGTCGACGGCACCGTCGGCGCCGAGACCTACCGCGCGATCACCGAGGCGCGCTGGCGGCTCGGCGACCGGGTCCTGTGGTTCGCGGTCGCACACCCGATGGTCGGCGACGACGTCGCCGGGTTGCAGGAGCGGCTGCTCGAGCTCGGCTACAACACCGGCCGGGCCGACGGCGTGTTCGGCGTACAGACCGAGGCGTCGCTGCGCGGCTTCCAGCGCGACTACGGGTTGCGGGTCGACGGCACCTGCGGGCCCGCCACGCTGCGGGCCCTGCGCCAGCTCGGCCGCAAGGTCGTCGGCGGCCGTCCCCAGCTGCTCCGCGAGACCACCGCTCTCGTCAACGCCGGCCCGCGCCTGATCGGCAAGCGGGTCGTCGTCGATCCCGGCCACGGCGGCGACGAGCCAGGCACCGTCTCACACGGACTGACCGAGGGCGAGATCGTGTGGGACCTGGCCGTGCGGCTCGAGGGTCGCCTAGCCGCCGCCGGCGTCACTGCCGATCTGACCCGCGGCCGGCAGCGCTGCCCGAGCGACAGCGAACGCGCCGCCTTCGCCAACGCGACCGATGCCGACCTCGTCGTCTCGCTGCACGTCGACGGCGCCCCGTCGCCGCTGGCCGGCGGGATGGCGACGTACCACTTCGGCACCGGGTCGGGACTGACCTCGACCGTCGGCGAACAGCTCGCCGGGCTGGTACAACGCGAAATCGTGGCCCGCACCGGCCTGCTCGACTGCCGCACCCACGCCAAGACCTGGGAACTGCTGCGGATGACCCGCATGCCGGCGATCCGGCTCGAGGTCGGCTACCTGTCCAACGCCGACGACCGGGCCCAGCTGGCCGATCCGGCGTTCCGCGACACCGTCGCCGAGGCGATCCTGGTCGGCGTACAGCGGCTCTACCTCCCCGCCGACGCCGATCCCCCCACCGGCACGTACCGCATCCCCGTCTGA
- the trxA gene encoding thioredoxin, with translation MGDNNNTKKVTDQSFATDVLGSDKPVLVDFWAEWCGPCKMIAPVLEEIAAEHAAELTIAKLNIDENPQTARDYQVMSIPTMAVFSGGKIVKTIVGAKPKSALLSDLADYLS, from the coding sequence ATGGGAGACAACAACAACACCAAGAAGGTCACCGACCAGAGCTTCGCGACCGACGTCCTGGGCAGTGACAAGCCGGTACTGGTGGACTTCTGGGCGGAATGGTGCGGTCCGTGCAAGATGATCGCGCCGGTGCTCGAGGAGATCGCGGCCGAGCACGCCGCCGAGCTCACGATCGCCAAGCTCAACATCGACGAGAACCCGCAGACGGCCCGCGACTACCAGGTGATGTCCATCCCGACGATGGCCGTCTTCTCCGGTGGCAAGATCGTCAAGACGATCGTCGGCGCCAAGCCGAAGTCCGCTCTGCTCTCCGACCTCGCCGACTACCTCAGCTAG
- the trxB gene encoding thioredoxin-disulfide reductase, which produces MTTDEVRNVIIIGSGPAGYTAALYAARANLAPLVFEGSQYGGALMTTTEVENYPGFAEAVMGPELMETMRAQAERFGAELNPSDVTGVDLSGAVKTVTVGNDTFRARTVILATGSAYRYLGLATEKQLLGHGVSACATCDGFFFRDQDIAVIGGGDTAMEEATFLSRFARSVTIIHRRDTLRASKIMQDRAFADEKIKFIWDTEVVEVLGGDAVTGLRLRNRQGEDSVLDVSGMFVAIGHDPRTDLVRGKVALDDAGYILVDAPSTRTDVDGVFAAGDVVDHTYRQAITAAGTGCSAALDAERWLADHAEAGEPAQSAATVS; this is translated from the coding sequence GTGACCACCGACGAGGTACGCAACGTCATCATCATCGGATCCGGGCCGGCCGGCTATACCGCCGCGCTGTACGCCGCCCGGGCCAATCTGGCGCCGCTCGTCTTCGAGGGCAGCCAGTACGGCGGCGCGTTGATGACCACCACCGAGGTGGAGAACTACCCCGGCTTCGCCGAGGCCGTCATGGGCCCGGAGCTGATGGAGACGATGCGCGCGCAGGCCGAGCGGTTCGGCGCCGAGCTCAACCCGTCCGACGTCACCGGCGTCGACCTGTCCGGCGCGGTCAAAACCGTGACCGTGGGAAACGACACCTTCCGGGCCCGCACCGTCATCCTCGCCACCGGGTCGGCGTACCGCTATCTCGGACTCGCGACTGAGAAGCAGCTGCTCGGCCATGGTGTGTCGGCGTGTGCGACCTGTGACGGCTTCTTCTTCCGCGACCAGGACATCGCCGTCATCGGTGGTGGTGACACCGCGATGGAGGAGGCGACGTTCCTGAGCCGCTTCGCCCGCAGCGTCACTATCATCCACCGCCGCGACACCCTGCGCGCCAGCAAGATCATGCAGGACCGCGCGTTCGCCGACGAGAAGATCAAGTTCATCTGGGACACCGAGGTGGTCGAGGTCCTCGGCGGCGACGCGGTGACCGGCCTGCGGCTGCGCAACCGGCAGGGCGAAGACTCCGTCCTCGACGTGAGCGGCATGTTCGTCGCGATCGGCCACGACCCGCGCACCGACCTGGTCCGCGGCAAGGTCGCCCTCGACGACGCCGGATACATCCTGGTCGACGCTCCGTCGACCCGCACCGACGTCGACGGGGTCTTCGCGGCCGGCGACGTCGTCGACCACACCTACCGACAGGCGATCACCGCCGCGGGCACCGGATGTTCCGCGGCACTGGACGCCGAACGCTGGCTGGCCGACCACGCCGAGGCGGGCGAACCCGCACAGTCGGCCGCCACGGTGAGCTGA
- the sigM gene encoding RNA polymerase sigma factor SigM produces MGEAGERSDAELLRAHADGDRDAFEVLIRRHRDRLWAVALRTMRDPEEAADALQDAMISAFRAAGSFRAESAVTTWLHRIVVNACLDRIRRRTARPTVALSEQTAEPADHRDRIAERETALTVEAALAQLPVEQRAAIVLVDVEGYPVAECAAILGVAEGTVKSRCARGRARLAVILGGERNPGPPGSVPSETSVEEG; encoded by the coding sequence ATGGGCGAGGCCGGTGAACGCAGCGACGCCGAGTTGCTGCGGGCGCACGCCGACGGCGACCGCGACGCGTTCGAGGTCCTGATCCGACGGCACCGGGACCGCCTCTGGGCGGTCGCGCTGCGCACGATGCGCGATCCGGAGGAGGCCGCCGACGCCCTGCAGGACGCGATGATCTCGGCGTTCAGGGCGGCCGGATCGTTCCGGGCCGAGTCGGCGGTCACCACCTGGCTGCACCGGATCGTCGTCAACGCCTGCCTCGACCGGATCCGGCGGCGGACCGCCCGGCCGACCGTCGCCCTGTCCGAGCAGACCGCCGAGCCGGCCGACCACCGGGACCGCATCGCCGAGCGGGAGACCGCGCTTACCGTCGAGGCGGCCCTGGCGCAGCTGCCGGTCGAGCAGCGTGCGGCGATCGTGCTGGTCGACGTCGAGGGCTACCCGGTCGCCGAGTGCGCGGCGATCCTGGGTGTCGCCGAGGGGACGGTGAAGAGCCGGTGCGCCCGCGGCCGGGCCCGGCTCGCGGTCATCCTCGGCGGCGAGCGGAACCCCGGCCCGCCCGGTTCCGTCCCATCGGAGACCAGCGTGGAGGAGGGGTGA
- the murJ gene encoding murein biosynthesis integral membrane protein MurJ — protein MSGAGPAHRARSPRHRAGSPPPGDPPQGPVTPPPAGRPGQRPEPSLGRSSRIMAIASATSRATGFLRSIVITAAIGLGAIGDAYSTANNLPNIVYELLIGGVLTSVIVPLLVHAQHHDEDGGEAYAQRLVSLAVLVLTAATVVAVIGAPLLTALYGINGDDTSKIALANLLARLLLPQMIFYGLGAMLGAILNTRAVYGPPAWAPVLNNIIVIATAGVFLIMPGPKTLDVNTITLAQVLVLGIGTTLGIVAQSVALIPAARRVGFRWKWRFDVRGVGLREAGTLSLWVIGYVIVSQLGYAVITRLANAAGDESGIGYAVYVQASLLFQTPYGIAGVALLTALLPRMSRAAAQGDTDRVVSDFSLGSRLNALALMPVTAAFIVLGPALTTVIFAYGNASFHSAHETGVVLAWAAFGLLPFAITMLQLRAFYAVKDARTPTLINAAMVVIRVILAVLVPVLLPARDVVTGLAVVNSLSFVIGAVIGEVLLRTRFGRLETRRMLRTTSRLAIASAIGGLAAWGVLVAVTGALGSGRLGSAMAVLGGSLLGGLIALIVGLRLHIEELAMAVGGVRRRIAR, from the coding sequence ATGAGCGGGGCCGGACCGGCCCATCGCGCCCGGTCCCCGCGGCACCGGGCCGGTTCCCCGCCGCCGGGCGACCCACCCCAGGGTCCGGTCACGCCCCCGCCCGCGGGGAGGCCTGGGCAGCGGCCGGAACCGAGCCTCGGCCGGTCCAGCCGGATCATGGCGATCGCGAGCGCCACCTCACGGGCCACCGGTTTCCTGCGCAGCATCGTGATCACGGCGGCCATCGGCCTCGGCGCGATCGGCGACGCCTACAGCACCGCCAACAACCTGCCGAACATCGTCTACGAACTCCTGATCGGCGGCGTACTCACCTCGGTGATCGTGCCGCTGCTCGTACACGCGCAGCACCACGACGAAGACGGCGGCGAGGCCTACGCCCAACGCCTGGTGTCGTTGGCGGTCCTGGTGCTCACCGCCGCCACCGTGGTTGCGGTGATCGGGGCGCCACTGCTGACTGCGCTCTACGGCATCAACGGCGACGACACGAGCAAGATCGCGCTGGCCAACCTGCTGGCCCGGCTGCTGCTGCCGCAGATGATCTTCTACGGCCTCGGGGCGATGCTCGGGGCAATCCTCAATACGCGCGCCGTCTACGGACCGCCGGCCTGGGCGCCGGTGCTCAACAACATCATCGTGATCGCCACCGCCGGCGTGTTCCTGATCATGCCCGGCCCGAAGACCCTCGACGTCAACACGATCACCCTGGCCCAGGTGCTTGTACTCGGCATCGGCACCACGCTGGGGATCGTCGCCCAGAGCGTCGCCCTGATCCCCGCCGCGCGCCGGGTCGGCTTCCGGTGGAAGTGGCGGTTCGACGTCCGCGGGGTCGGGCTGCGCGAAGCCGGGACCCTCTCGCTGTGGGTCATCGGCTACGTCATCGTGAGCCAGCTCGGCTACGCCGTGATCACCCGGCTCGCCAACGCCGCCGGCGACGAGTCCGGGATCGGTTACGCCGTCTACGTCCAGGCCAGCCTGCTGTTCCAGACGCCGTACGGGATCGCCGGCGTCGCGCTGCTCACCGCGCTGCTGCCCAGGATGAGCCGGGCGGCGGCGCAGGGCGACACCGACCGGGTGGTGTCCGACTTCTCCTTGGGCAGCAGGCTGAACGCGCTCGCCCTGATGCCGGTCACCGCCGCCTTCATCGTGCTGGGCCCCGCGCTGACCACGGTGATCTTCGCCTACGGCAACGCGTCGTTCCACAGCGCGCACGAGACCGGCGTGGTGCTGGCGTGGGCGGCGTTCGGCCTGCTGCCGTTCGCGATCACGATGCTGCAGCTGCGGGCCTTCTACGCCGTGAAGGACGCCCGCACCCCCACCCTGATCAACGCGGCGATGGTCGTGATCCGGGTGATCCTCGCGGTGCTGGTGCCGGTGCTGCTGCCGGCCCGCGACGTGGTCACCGGGCTGGCGGTCGTGAACAGCCTGTCGTTCGTGATCGGGGCGGTCATCGGGGAGGTCCTGCTGCGGACCAGGTTCGGCCGCCTGGAGACCAGACGGATGCTGCGGACCACCTCGCGGCTCGCCATCGCGTCGGCAATCGGCGGGCTCGCCGCCTGGGGCGTGCTCGTCGCGGTCACCGGCGCCCTCGGGTCCGGCCGGCTGGGCTCGGCCATGGCGGTGCTCGGCGGCTCGCTGCTCGGCGGGTTGATCGCCCTGATCGTCGGACTGCGGCTGCACATCGAGGAACTCGCCATGGCCGTGGGCGGCGTCCGGCGCCGCATCGCCCGCTGA
- a CDS encoding DUF6049 family protein has translation MSALRRRLSAALTVAGVVLTVATGIGPAPAPADAAQPIATTAQIKITVSQLTPTVIRPKSMITVSGTLTNTTHQTLAKPSVRLQAGPALTSRSELQAADTIPPTSDAATCEFGKPLAGLAPAVTVSFTTRCSAKTLGLTTQLGVYPLLVNVNAIQADGTHARVGQANTFLPYFPRRPHAPTQVSWIWPIIDHPHRLSSGVFRDDLLSKSLAATGRLGRAVQIALDAPTKVALTVAIDPAVVADAVGMTDPRGYRVQRGSSTVRGKGGPIATDWLTRLRTLVHRPNVTVVTVPYADPDLVALTRAGLTSELSTGYVQGTTILTNDLGVRDTAPIAYPPAGELDDATLYALAGLRLSAAVLSPDALPAVDTVNPTPDAIAALPAQGASMLGLVTDPSLSALVNRPVPTDGHRLADQRFLAELAMITAEAPNTPRHVLIAPPRRWNPSPISSAMLADTSGVPWSTSSSAQELLAAPTATRRGALSYPGSAGHAELSPDTTARIAHAARLIDGFRSTVNNRDADTLLTPYYEAVLRAGSSAWRGNPDQQAPFLDDLVFSVGQLRRQVHLVVPATSTYSLASSSSPLVLTVANTLPVTVGVRVSVTARGTSGFHTDPMDVQSIAPRSRRTIKVPAHVERSGEFTVIAALTTPKGQPLGQPVELRLRSTAYGVVALSITGGALALLLFMVALRLIRRIRRPRHPTPPDPADRPMQPTAS, from the coding sequence GTGAGCGCGCTCCGCCGGCGGCTGTCCGCCGCGCTCACCGTCGCCGGTGTGGTCCTCACGGTCGCCACCGGGATCGGTCCGGCTCCCGCGCCGGCCGACGCGGCACAGCCGATCGCGACGACCGCCCAGATCAAGATCACGGTGTCGCAGCTGACGCCGACCGTGATCCGGCCCAAATCGATGATCACGGTGTCGGGCACCCTCACCAACACCACGCACCAGACGTTGGCCAAGCCGTCGGTCCGGTTGCAGGCCGGACCGGCGCTCACCAGCCGCTCGGAGTTGCAGGCGGCCGACACGATCCCGCCGACCAGCGACGCCGCGACCTGCGAGTTCGGCAAGCCGCTGGCCGGCCTCGCCCCGGCCGTCACCGTCTCGTTCACGACCCGGTGCTCGGCAAAGACACTCGGACTCACGACCCAGCTCGGCGTCTACCCGCTGCTGGTCAACGTCAACGCGATCCAGGCCGACGGCACGCACGCCCGGGTCGGGCAGGCCAACACCTTCCTCCCGTACTTCCCCCGGCGGCCGCACGCACCGACGCAGGTCTCCTGGATCTGGCCGATCATCGACCATCCGCACCGGCTGAGCTCCGGGGTCTTCCGCGACGACCTGCTGAGCAAATCGCTCGCCGCGACCGGCCGGCTCGGCCGGGCCGTGCAGATCGCCCTCGACGCCCCTACGAAGGTCGCGCTCACGGTGGCGATCGACCCGGCGGTGGTCGCCGACGCCGTAGGGATGACCGACCCCCGCGGCTACCGCGTCCAACGCGGGTCATCGACGGTCCGGGGCAAGGGCGGGCCAATCGCCACCGACTGGTTGACCCGGCTGCGCACGCTCGTGCACCGCCCCAACGTCACCGTCGTCACCGTGCCCTATGCCGATCCCGACCTCGTGGCCCTCACCCGGGCCGGCCTCACCTCGGAGCTCTCGACCGGTTACGTCCAGGGGACGACGATCCTCACCAATGACCTCGGCGTCCGCGACACGGCGCCGATCGCCTACCCACCGGCGGGCGAACTCGACGATGCGACGCTCTATGCGCTGGCCGGTCTGCGGCTGTCCGCCGCCGTACTCTCACCCGATGCGCTTCCCGCCGTCGACACGGTCAACCCGACCCCGGACGCGATCGCGGCCCTCCCGGCGCAGGGTGCCAGCATGCTCGGGCTGGTGACCGATCCCTCGCTCAGCGCCCTGGTCAACCGGCCGGTGCCGACCGACGGGCACCGCCTCGCCGACCAGCGATTCCTCGCCGAACTCGCGATGATCACCGCCGAGGCCCCCAACACCCCCCGGCACGTGCTGATCGCCCCGCCGCGGCGGTGGAATCCCTCGCCGATCTCCAGCGCCATGCTGGCCGACACGTCCGGCGTGCCGTGGTCGACCTCCTCGTCCGCGCAGGAGCTGCTCGCCGCACCGACGGCGACGCGGCGGGGGGCACTGTCCTATCCCGGCTCAGCGGGGCACGCGGAGCTCTCGCCGGACACCACGGCCCGGATCGCCCATGCCGCCCGGCTGATCGACGGCTTCCGCAGCACCGTCAACAACCGGGACGCCGACACGCTGCTCACGCCGTACTACGAAGCGGTGCTGCGGGCCGGCTCGTCGGCGTGGCGCGGCAATCCCGATCAGCAGGCGCCATTCCTCGACGACCTCGTCTTCAGCGTCGGACAGCTCCGCCGTCAGGTGCACCTCGTCGTCCCGGCGACCAGTACCTACAGTCTTGCGTCGTCGAGCAGTCCGTTGGTGCTGACGGTCGCCAACACGCTCCCGGTGACGGTGGGCGTCCGCGTCTCCGTGACCGCCCGCGGTACGTCGGGCTTCCACACCGACCCCATGGACGTGCAGTCCATCGCGCCGCGTTCGCGTCGCACCATCAAGGTGCCCGCGCACGTGGAACGGTCCGGTGAGTTCACGGTGATCGCGGCTCTCACCACCCCGAAGGGGCAGCCGCTCGGTCAGCCGGTCGAGCTCCGGCTGCGCAGCACCGCCTACGGCGTGGTCGCGCTGAGCATCACCGGCGGCGCGCTGGCTCTGCTCCTCTTCATGGTCGCCCTCCGGCTGATCCGCCGGATACGCCGACCGCGGCATCCGACTCCGCCCGACCCGGCGGACCGTCCGATGCAGCCGACCGCTTCATGA
- a CDS encoding NUDIX hydrolase, with translation MSRPQSRRPRLPTVAETSAGGLVVDRVDGAPRGALIGRRDRRGRLLWSLPKGHIEGGESAREAAIREVAEETGITGSILDELGVIDFWFIADGRRIHKTVHHFLLVAQSGELSDADIEVADVAWVPLAEASARLAYDDERELVSRAAGLLARPA, from the coding sequence ATGTCCCGACCCCAGTCGCGGCGGCCGCGATTGCCGACGGTCGCCGAGACTTCGGCCGGCGGCCTGGTCGTCGACCGCGTCGACGGCGCGCCGCGCGGCGCGCTGATCGGGCGCCGGGACCGTCGGGGACGGCTGCTCTGGTCGCTGCCCAAGGGGCACATCGAGGGCGGCGAGAGCGCGCGTGAAGCGGCTATCCGCGAGGTTGCCGAGGAGACCGGAATCACCGGATCGATCCTCGACGAGCTCGGCGTGATCGACTTCTGGTTCATCGCCGACGGGCGACGGATCCACAAGACGGTGCACCATTTCCTGCTGGTCGCCCAGAGCGGGGAACTCTCCGACGCCGACATCGAGGTGGCCGACGTCGCCTGGGTTCCGCTGGCGGAGGCCTCGGCGCGACTGGCTTACGACGACGAGCGCGAGCTGGTGTCCCGGGCCGCCGGCCTGCTCGCCCGCCCCGCGTGA
- a CDS encoding CCA tRNA nucleotidyltransferase, with amino-acid sequence MSVAQQRAVAELFRVFPVADELGRRMAGAGHELYLVGGSVRDALLERLGADLDFATDARPEEVLALVEGWAEATWTTGIDFGTVGLAKDGLRLEITTYRADRYDRVGRHPEVVYGESLIDDLVRRDFRVNAMAVSVPEHQFVDPFDGQADLANRTLRTPGTAEESFADDPLRMLRAARFAATLGFTPAPEVVAAMREMAGQLARIAPERVQGELTKLILGERARAGLELLVATGLADVVLPELPALRMEIDEHHQHKDVYAHTLTVFDKAVALEDDGPDLVLRLAALLHDIGKPATRRHLPGGGVSFHHHEVVGAKLARKRLRALRYPKEIVEDVARLVFLHLRFHGYGRGEWTDSAVRRYVTDAGELLPRLHKLVRSDSTTRNRRRADALARSYDALEDRIATLREQEELDRIRPDLDGNEIMSVLGVKAGPVVGRAYRHLLALRMEHGPLGHDRAVEELRAWAAADDSTSAEQS; translated from the coding sequence CTGTCGGTCGCCCAGCAACGAGCCGTTGCTGAGCTCTTCCGTGTCTTTCCGGTCGCCGACGAGCTGGGGCGCCGCATGGCTGGGGCCGGTCACGAGCTTTACCTGGTCGGCGGGTCGGTCCGGGACGCGCTGCTGGAGCGGCTCGGCGCCGACCTCGATTTCGCCACCGACGCGCGGCCGGAGGAGGTCCTCGCGCTCGTCGAGGGATGGGCGGAGGCCACCTGGACCACGGGGATCGACTTCGGGACGGTGGGCCTGGCCAAGGACGGGCTCCGGCTGGAGATCACGACCTACCGGGCAGATCGCTACGACCGGGTCGGACGCCATCCCGAGGTCGTCTACGGCGAGTCGTTGATCGACGACCTGGTCCGGCGCGATTTCCGGGTCAACGCGATGGCCGTGTCCGTCCCGGAGCACCAATTCGTCGACCCCTTCGACGGGCAGGCCGATCTCGCGAACCGGACTCTGCGGACTCCGGGGACGGCGGAGGAGTCCTTCGCCGACGACCCGCTGCGGATGCTGCGGGCCGCGCGTTTCGCTGCCACCCTCGGCTTCACGCCGGCGCCCGAGGTGGTCGCGGCGATGCGGGAGATGGCCGGGCAGCTGGCCCGGATCGCCCCCGAGCGCGTGCAGGGCGAGCTCACCAAGCTGATTCTCGGCGAGCGCGCCCGGGCCGGGCTCGAGCTGCTCGTCGCCACCGGGCTCGCCGACGTCGTACTGCCGGAACTGCCGGCGCTGCGGATGGAGATCGACGAGCACCACCAGCACAAGGACGTCTACGCGCACACCCTGACGGTCTTCGACAAGGCCGTCGCGCTGGAGGACGACGGACCGGATCTGGTGCTGCGCCTCGCTGCGCTGCTGCACGACATCGGCAAGCCCGCGACCCGGCGGCACCTGCCCGGCGGCGGGGTCTCGTTCCACCATCACGAGGTCGTCGGCGCCAAGCTGGCCCGCAAGCGGCTGCGCGCGCTGAGGTACCCGAAGGAGATCGTCGAGGACGTCGCACGGCTGGTCTTCCTGCACCTCCGCTTCCACGGCTACGGGCGCGGCGAGTGGACCGATTCGGCGGTACGCCGCTACGTGACCGACGCCGGCGAGCTGTTGCCGCGGCTGCACAAGCTGGTCCGCTCCGACTCCACCACCCGCAACCGCCGCCGGGCCGACGCGCTGGCCCGTTCCTACGACGCGCTCGAGGATCGGATCGCCACGCTGCGCGAGCAGGAGGAGCTGGATCGGATCCGGCCGGATCTCGACGGCAACGAGATCATGTCGGTGCTGGGGGTCAAGGCCGGTCCGGTGGTCGGCCGGGCCTACCGGCACCTGCTCGCGCTGCGCATGGAGCACGGTCCGCTCGGGCACGACCGGGCCGTCGAGGAGCTGCGGGCGTGGGCGGCGGCCGACGACAGCACGTCGGCGGAGCAGTCGTGA
- a CDS encoding endonuclease/exonuclease/phosphatase family protein produces MVLLRGMTYNVKFPSDDPPNAWPGRRSLMAGLLRRTRPHVLATQEGHYGQLREIMSDIGPGYDWIGQGREGGGRGEFCAIAYDTALLEPLDFDHFWLSATPDRVGSRTWWWGNRSVRMATWVRFAMRDPDTGARQELLWLNTHLDHESARARRLGAWLIARRLGGFPEDLPIVVSGDFNCPATDQSGPYRVLTRSAGLADSWTVTERPAPDVGTYGGWSAPQAGGTRIDWVLVRGPIAVESAGICDHHRAAEWPSDHVPVEVSLRLEAPADRGAPSLPRTPQP; encoded by the coding sequence GTGGTGCTGCTGCGCGGCATGACCTACAACGTGAAGTTCCCGAGCGACGACCCGCCGAACGCCTGGCCGGGCCGGCGGTCCCTGATGGCCGGCCTGCTGCGCCGGACGAGGCCGCACGTGCTCGCCACCCAGGAGGGCCACTACGGGCAGCTGCGCGAGATCATGTCCGACATCGGGCCGGGCTACGACTGGATCGGGCAGGGGCGGGAGGGCGGCGGGCGGGGCGAATTCTGTGCGATCGCCTACGACACGGCGCTGCTCGAGCCGCTGGACTTCGACCACTTCTGGCTCTCCGCGACGCCCGATCGGGTCGGCTCACGCACGTGGTGGTGGGGCAACCGCAGCGTCCGGATGGCCACCTGGGTGCGGTTCGCCATGCGCGACCCGGACACCGGCGCGCGCCAGGAGCTGCTCTGGCTCAACACCCACCTCGATCACGAGTCCGCGCGGGCCCGCCGGCTCGGCGCGTGGCTGATCGCCCGTCGGCTCGGCGGCTTCCCCGAGGACCTGCCGATCGTGGTCTCCGGCGACTTCAACTGCCCGGCCACCGATCAGAGCGGGCCCTACCGGGTGTTGACCCGCAGCGCCGGGCTGGCCGACTCCTGGACGGTGACCGAGCGACCGGCGCCCGACGTCGGCACCTACGGCGGATGGTCGGCGCCGCAGGCCGGGGGCACCCGGATCGATTGGGTCCTGGTGCGCGGCCCGATCGCCGTCGAGTCGGCCGGGATCTGCGATCACCACCGCGCCGCCGAGTGGCCGTCGGACCACGTGCCGGTGGAGGTCAGCTTGCGGCTCGAAGCACCAGCCGACCGCGGTGCGCCGTCGCTGCCGCGTACGCCGCAGCCGTAA